Part of the Zingiber officinale cultivar Zhangliang chromosome 8A, Zo_v1.1, whole genome shotgun sequence genome, CTTTATCCCCATCTCCCACCCACGCGTCAACTCCAACCGTCGCCCGACTAAATGGCAGCAGCAGCGGCAGCAGCTCCACCTTCCGCTTCCTCCGTCGCCGCCGCTTCCTCCATTTCCAAGCGCGCTCTGCTTGCTCCCTCCTCGCGCGCCGCGGCACAGGTAAAGTGCTTCTCCTCCGCCCCTTCAAACATGAGCCCGTGATCTTAATCGACCTCAAGTTTGTGCCTTGTGTAGAAGTCTTCTTTCCTTGGCTTGTCATTGGGGGTGAAGATCGAGGGCAGGAGGAGGAATGCTTCTCTCGAAGGAAGGCGAGGGCTCGAGGTCAACGCAAGGACGGCTGGGACGTCGAAGAACATCGAGGTTGAGGTCGACAAGCCCTTGGGCCTAACACTGGGGCAGAAGCCCGCCGGTGGAGTCGTTATCACTGTGAGATGATCTTTCTATGGTTGCTATTGCACGCATTTCACTGTGATAAGTCAATCAGTTTTGATCTGTAGAAGTATAGTTTTTGCATAATCATACAAATTGGTCGTTTCCTAATAGCTTGTGGCACAATTGCATTCTTGACATTAATGATCAACAATTTCAATGGAAAGTGAAAACTCTAAAGACACTTGTAAAGATTAGTACTATTTTAGCTCTTAGAAGTAAGTAATGAACAGGGATCTCTTTCTCTTTGTGCTTAATtggggaaaaaattaaaaaagaagttATCCAAAAATTACATGGCTTCATTGTATTCTATTTCAAGTTGCAACCAAGTACATTCAATTTACATCTCCTTTGCTATTTTCCCAGTTACTTTCTCTTAATATTTACTTATTTTGTCAGTTTAACAGTGTATTAAATTTTGTATCCGTTTCTCGCATAGATTTCATTTCTAGGTAAAGTTAGACAGTAGCTTGACCTTACCATAATGCTCTCATTTTCATCATGATGATATGTTAATCTTATTTTTGCATTGAATTCTATTCAAGACTATTGTCACTTCTAATGCTACATAATAAAACAGAACGCCAATCAAGTGATATAATATCTATAGGCATTTGGTTAATCTTTTTTGGTTGACTAATGTACCATGATTGATTATTTTCTAGGCAGTAGATTCTGGTGGAAATGCAGCAAAGGCAGGACTTAGGGCTGGAGACCAAGTATTGTACACAAGCAGCTTCTTTGGGGATGAGCTGTGGCCTGCTGATAAGCTGGGTTTTACCAAAACAGCTATCCAAGCAAAGCCAGACTCTGTTTATTTTGTAGTAAACAGGTATGATCTACTGGGGTCGTGTTGTGAAGTCTGGCAGAAATACCTAAATATGAAATGGTGAAAATATTT contains:
- the LOC122012626 gene encoding uncharacterized protein LOC122012626, with the protein product MAAAAAAAPPSASSVAAASSISKRALLAPSSRAAAQKSSFLGLSLGVKIEGRRRNASLEGRRGLEVNARTAGTSKNIEVEVDKPLGLTLGQKPAGGVVITAVDSGGNAAKAGLRAGDQVLYTSSFFGDELWPADKLGFTKTAIQAKPDSVYFVVNRGAEVDVKRLTKRPAPPRFGRTLTEAQKERATHICLDCGFIYFLSKPFEEQPDGYICPQCNAPKKRFARYNAVTGKTIGSGLPPIGVLIGLVVGIAAVGGLVVYGLQ